The following are from one region of the Staphylococcus argenteus genome:
- a CDS encoding iron chelate uptake ABC transporter family permease subunit — MHNNNKKLAILIIVTCLIAVLYLFVGIDFEIFEYQFSSRLRKFILIILVGGAIATSVVIFQAITNNRLLTPSIMGLDAVYLFIKVIPVFLLGIQSVWVTNVYLNFILTLITMVLFALILFQVIFKIGHFSIYFILLIGVLLGTFFRSITGFIQLIMDPESFLAIQSSMFANFNASNSNLVTFSAVILVVLLIVTIFLLPYLDVLLLGRAEAINLGISYEQLTRILLVIVSILVSVSTALVGPITFLGLLTVNLAHELMKTYEHKYILIATICLSWISLFSAQWVVENVFEATTEMSLLIDLIGGSYFIYLLVKRRNAQ; from the coding sequence ATGCACAACAATAATAAAAAGCTTGCTATTTTAATCATCGTGACATGTCTTATTGCTGTACTCTATTTATTTGTAGGCATTGATTTTGAAATTTTTGAATATCAATTTTCAAGTCGTTTGCGAAAATTTATTTTAATTATTCTTGTCGGCGGAGCAATTGCAACTTCAGTTGTCATCTTTCAAGCTATTACCAATAATCGTTTGTTAACACCTTCGATTATGGGACTTGATGCAGTTTATTTGTTTATAAAAGTAATACCGGTATTTCTACTTGGCATACAATCAGTTTGGGTGACAAATGTATATTTGAATTTTATTTTAACGTTAATTACGATGGTACTTTTTGCTTTAATACTATTTCAAGTCATTTTTAAAATTGGACATTTTTCAATTTACTTCATTTTGTTAATTGGGGTATTACTAGGTACGTTTTTTAGAAGTATTACCGGATTTATTCAATTAATTATGGACCCTGAATCATTTTTAGCAATACAAAGTAGTATGTTTGCGAATTTTAATGCTTCTAATTCAAATCTAGTCACTTTTTCAGCAGTCATTTTAGTAGTACTATTAATCGTTACGATTTTCTTACTACCTTATTTGGATGTATTACTTTTAGGTCGCGCAGAAGCTATAAATTTAGGTATTTCGTATGAACAATTGACGCGAATTTTATTAGTGATTGTATCAATTTTAGTTTCAGTTTCAACTGCATTAGTAGGTCCCATTACGTTTTTAGGCCTTTTAACTGTGAATTTGGCTCATGAATTAATGAAGACATATGAACATAAATATATATTAATTGCGACAATTTGTTTAAGTTGGATTAGTTTATTTAGCGCACAATGGGTTGTTGAAAATGTTTTTGAAGCTACGACAGAGATGAGCTTACTTATTGATTTGATAGGTGGAAGTTATTTCATTTATCTATTAGTTAAAAGGAGAAATGCGCAGTGA
- a CDS encoding iron ABC transporter ATP-binding protein, which translates to MIQVNNLTKTIHNQTILKDISIAIEKGKVTSLIGPNGAGKSTLLSAICRLIRFDDGEVKIDGQAMSDYKNNDLSKRISILKQTNHTEMNITVEQLVNFGRFPYSKGRLTKEDHAIVNDALDLLQLQDIRHRNIKSLSGGQRQRAYIAMTIAQDTEYILLDEPLNNLDMKHAVQIMQTLQMLAHKMNKAIVIVLHDINFASCYSDHIVALKNGQLVKSDLKDKVIQSSVLSDLYDMDIQIELIRNQRICLYFKD; encoded by the coding sequence GTGATACAAGTTAATAATTTAACTAAGACGATACATAATCAAACGATATTAAAAGATATCAGTATAGCTATTGAAAAAGGGAAGGTGACGTCATTAATCGGACCAAATGGCGCTGGTAAAAGTACATTACTTTCAGCGATATGTCGTTTAATTCGCTTTGATGATGGTGAAGTGAAAATTGATGGACAAGCTATGTCGGATTACAAAAATAATGATTTGTCTAAAAGGATATCAATTTTAAAACAAACAAACCATACTGAAATGAATATTACAGTTGAGCAATTAGTTAATTTTGGACGATTTCCATATTCAAAAGGGCGATTAACAAAAGAAGATCATGCCATTGTTAATGATGCATTAGATTTATTACAGTTACAGGACATTAGACATCGAAATATTAAATCATTGTCAGGTGGGCAACGCCAACGTGCCTATATCGCAATGACGATAGCACAAGATACGGAATACATTTTACTAGATGAGCCTTTAAATAATTTAGATATGAAACATGCTGTTCAAATTATGCAAACCTTGCAAATGTTAGCACATAAAATGAATAAAGCAATCGTCATAGTCTTACATGATATTAATTTTGCGTCCTGTTACTCAGATCACATTGTTGCACTGAAAAATGGACAATTAGTTAAATCAGATTTGAAAGATAAGGTCATTCAAAGTAGTGTTTTAAGCGATTTATATGATATGGACATACAGATAGAACTTATTAGAAATCAACGAATTTGTCTATATTTTAAAGATTAA
- a CDS encoding ferrated catecholamine ABC transporter substrate-binding lipoprotein SstD, which yields MKKTVLYLVVVLMFLLAACGNNSGKEQSKSDTKGSKETVKIENNYKMRGEKKDGSDAKKVKETVEVPKNPKNAVVLDYGALDVMKEMGLADKVKALPKGEGGKSLPNFLESFKDDKYTNVGNLKEVNFDKIAATKPEVIFISGRTANQKNLDEFKKAAPKAKIVYVGADEKNLIGSMKQTTENIGKIYDKEDKAKALNKDLDNKIASMKDKTKHFNKTVMYLLVNEGELSTFGPKGRFGGLVYDTLGFNAVDKKVSNSNHGQNVSNEYVNKENPDVILAMDRGQAVSGKSTAKQALNNPVLKNVKAIKEDKVYNLDPKLWYFAAGSTTTTIKQIDELEKVVK from the coding sequence ATGAAGAAAACAGTCTTATATTTAGTAGTAGTATTAATGTTTTTATTAGCAGCATGTGGTAATAATTCTGGAAAAGAACAATCAAAATCAGATACTAAAGGTTCAAAAGAAACAGTGAAAATCGAAAATAATTACAAAATGCGTGGCGAGAAAAAAGACGGTAGCGATGCTAAAAAAGTCAAAGAAACTGTTGAAGTACCAAAGAACCCTAAAAATGCAGTTGTACTAGATTATGGTGCACTTGATGTCATGAAAGAAATGGGATTAGCTGATAAAGTTAAAGCATTACCAAAAGGTGAAGGTGGTAAGTCATTACCGAATTTCTTAGAGTCATTTAAGGATGATAAATATACTAACGTTGGTAATTTGAAAGAAGTTAATTTTGATAAAATTGCTGCAACAAAACCAGAAGTCATCTTTATCTCTGGACGTACAGCAAATCAAAAGAATTTAGATGAATTTAAAAAGGCGGCACCTAAAGCGAAAATAGTTTATGTTGGTGCTGATGAGAAAAATTTAATTGGTTCAATGAAACAAACTACTGAAAATATCGGTAAAATTTACGATAAAGAAGATAAAGCTAAAGCATTAAATAAAGATTTAGATAATAAAATTGCTTCTATGAAAGATAAAACGAAACATTTCAATAAAACTGTAATGTATTTATTAGTTAACGAAGGTGAATTATCAACGTTTGGACCTAAAGGACGTTTTGGTGGATTAGTATACGATACATTAGGATTCAATGCCGTTGATAAAAAAGTAAGTAATAGCAATCATGGACAAAATGTTTCTAATGAATATGTAAACAAAGAAAATCCGGATGTAATTTTAGCGATGGATAGAGGACAAGCTGTAAGTGGCAAATCGACAGCAAAACAAGCCTTAAATAACCCAGTATTGAAAAACGTTAAAGCAATTAAAGAAGATAAAGTTTATAACTTAGATCCTAAATTATGGTATTTTGCAGCTGGATCAACTACAACTACAATTAAACAAATTGATGAGCTTGAAAAAGTTGTAAAATAA
- a CDS encoding CHY zinc finger protein, with protein MPIVYGSLIDTETRCRHYFTEQDIIAIKFKCCNKYYPCYKCHNEFEKHTIKRWPERTFNEKAILCGVCQHELTINEYMMVEHCPNCHSKFNNRCKYHYHIYFEI; from the coding sequence ATGCCTATAGTTTATGGTTCTTTGATTGATACAGAAACACGTTGTCGCCATTATTTTACCGAACAAGATATTATTGCGATTAAGTTTAAGTGCTGCAATAAATATTATCCATGCTATAAGTGTCATAATGAATTTGAAAAGCATACTATTAAACGTTGGCCAGAACGCACATTTAATGAAAAAGCAATTTTGTGCGGGGTATGTCAACATGAATTGACAATTAACGAGTACATGATGGTAGAGCATTGTCCAAATTGTCATTCAAAGTTTAACAATCGCTGTAAATATCACTATCATATTTATTTTGAAATTTAA
- the murB gene encoding UDP-N-acetylmuramate dehydrogenase — MINKDIYQALQQLIPNEKIKVDEPLKRYTYTKTGGNADFYITPTKNEEVQAVVKYAYQHGIPVTYLGNGSNIIIREGGIRGIVISLLSLDHIEVSDDAIIAGSGAAIIDVSRVARDHALTGLEFACGIPGSIGGAVYMNAGAYGGEVKDCIDYALCVNEQGALIKLTTKELELDYRNSIIQKEHLVVLEAAFTLAPGNMTEIQAKMDDLTERRESKQPLEYPSCGSVFQRPPGHFAGKLIQDSNLQGHRIGGVEVSTKHAGFMVNVDNGTATDYENLIHYVQKTVKEKFDIELNREVRIIGEHPKES; from the coding sequence GTGATAAATAAAGACATCTATCAAGCGTTACAACAACTTATTCCTAACGAAAAGATTAAAGTTGATGAACCTTTAAAACGATACACTTATACAAAAACTGGTGGTAATGCAGATTTTTATATTACCCCTACTAAAAATGAAGAAGTACAAGCCGTTGTGAAATATGCCTATCAACATGGCATACCTGTTACTTATTTGGGAAATGGCTCTAACATTATTATTCGCGAAGGAGGTATTCGTGGCATTGTAATAAGCTTATTATCATTAGACCACATTGAAGTGTCTGATGATGCTATTATAGCCGGAAGTGGCGCTGCTATCATTGACGTATCTCGTGTTGCTAGAGATCACGCATTAACAGGCCTAGAGTTTGCATGTGGCATCCCTGGTTCTATTGGTGGTGCTGTCTATATGAATGCTGGTGCCTATGGTGGCGAAGTGAAAGACTGTATTGACTATGCACTATGTGTCAATGAACAAGGCGCACTTATCAAACTTACAACAAAAGAATTAGAATTAGATTATCGCAACAGTATCATTCAAAAAGAACATTTAGTTGTATTAGAAGCTGCATTCACACTAGCTCCAGGAAATATGACTGAAATACAAGCAAAAATGGATGACTTAACAGAACGTCGTGAATCAAAACAACCTTTAGAATATCCTTCTTGTGGCAGTGTATTCCAAAGACCACCGGGACATTTTGCTGGTAAATTAATACAAGATTCTAATTTGCAAGGCCATCGAATTGGTGGTGTTGAAGTGTCAACTAAACACGCAGGCTTCATGGTGAATGTTGATAACGGGACTGCAACAGATTACGAAAATCTTATCCATTACGTACAAAAGACTGTTAAAGAAAAATTTGATATTGAATTAAATCGTGAAGTTCGTATAATTGGCGAACATCCAAAGGAATCATGA
- a CDS encoding GrpB family protein has product MYSNVQPFINNDSYHDFHTQYTNIKSLLFNLLDSPVKYTKHIGGTSHFKYSTEPILDILVGVENLHDITALDEKRLNYVGFYRLHHKYNKKVMMAKFNNYHDLKQEVRLHIIQMNTQTFESYIALDYLLSTNNEIALLFNSKKRQILQHSPSIRQYEIQKQQYFEKLCKKYL; this is encoded by the coding sequence ATGTATTCAAATGTTCAACCATTCATTAATAATGATTCATATCATGACTTTCATACGCAATATACAAACATAAAATCATTATTATTCAATTTATTAGATAGCCCTGTAAAATATACAAAACATATCGGTGGTACGTCTCATTTTAAATATTCAACTGAGCCGATTTTAGATATTTTAGTAGGTGTTGAAAATTTACATGATATAACTGCACTCGATGAAAAACGTTTAAATTATGTTGGTTTTTATCGCCTTCATCATAAATACAATAAAAAAGTTATGATGGCAAAGTTTAACAATTACCATGATTTGAAACAAGAAGTACGCTTACATATAATCCAAATGAATACTCAAACATTCGAATCATATATTGCACTTGATTATCTGTTATCTACTAATAATGAAATAGCGTTGCTGTTTAATTCTAAGAAACGACAAATATTACAACACTCTCCATCAATAAGACAATATGAGATTCAAAAGCAACAATACTTCGAAAAACTATGTAAAAAATATTTATAA
- a CDS encoding EMYY motif lipoprotein, whose product MKKIVIFAMLAILIIVICACGNKEKEAQHQFTKQFKDVEQKQKELQHVMDNIHLKEIDHLSKTDTTDKNSKEFKALQEDVKNHLMPKFQAYYKSAESLPDDTAKVKKLKKEYMSIANEKKKSIKQLKTFIDLCNQSIKYNEDILDYTKQFEKNRYKVESEIKLADNKNEARNLTTKLEQNNQALRDTAKKNLDDSKENEVKRAIKNHIMPMIEKQITDINQTNISDKHVNNARKNAIEMYYSLQNYYNTRIETIEVSEKLSKIDVDKMPKKGIDITSGDKVFVKKLEKLEDK is encoded by the coding sequence ATGAAAAAAATTGTCATATTCGCTATGTTAGCGATTTTAATTATAGTAATTTGTGCATGTGGTAATAAAGAAAAAGAGGCACAACATCAATTTACTAAACAATTTAAAGATGTTGAGCAAAAACAAAAAGAACTGCAACATGTCATGGATAATATTCACCTTAAAGAGATTGATCATCTAAGTAAAACTGATACGACGGATAAGAATAGTAAAGAATTTAAAGCTTTACAGGAAGATGTGAAAAATCATTTAATGCCAAAGTTTCAAGCATATTATAAATCTGCTGAAAGTTTACCAGATGACACTGCAAAGGTGAAAAAATTAAAAAAAGAATATATGTCGATTGCTAATGAGAAGAAGAAGTCGATAAAGCAATTAAAGACATTCATAGATTTATGTAATCAATCGATTAAGTATAATGAAGATATTTTAGATTATACGAAGCAATTTGAAAAAAATAGATATAAAGTTGAATCGGAAATAAAATTAGCAGATAATAAAAATGAGGCAAGAAATTTAACAACAAAGCTAGAACAAAATAATCAAGCGCTACGAGATACTGCTAAGAAAAACTTAGATGATAGTAAAGAAAATGAAGTGAAGCGTGCTATTAAAAATCATATTATGCCAATGATTGAGAAACAAATCACTGATATTAATCAGACAAATATAAGTGATAAACATGTTAATAATGCTCGTAAAAATGCTATAGAAATGTACTATAGTTTACAGAACTATTATAATACACGTATAGAGACGATTGAAGTCAGTGAAAAGTTATCAAAGATTGATGTAGATAAGATGCCGAAAAAGGGTATAGATATAACTAGTGGCGACAAAGTCTTTGTAAAAAAGCTTGAAAAATTAGAAGATAAATAA
- the ytxJ gene encoding bacillithiol system redox-active protein YtxJ codes for MAIKLSSIDQFEQVIEENKYVFVLKHSETCPISANAYDQFNKFLYERDMDGYYLIVQQERDLSDYIAKKTNVKHESPQAFYFVNGEMVWNRDHGDINVSSLAQAEE; via the coding sequence GTGGCTATAAAGCTAAGTTCAATTGACCAATTTGAACAGGTTATTGAAGAAAACAAATATGTTTTTGTATTAAAACATAGTGAAACTTGTCCAATATCGGCAAATGCGTATGATCAATTTAATAAATTTTTATATGAACGCGATATGGACGGATATTATCTCATAGTCCAACAAGAACGCGATTTGTCAGATTATATTGCTAAAAAAACGAACGTTAAACACGAATCACCTCAAGCATTTTATTTTGTGAATGGTGAAATGGTTTGGAATAGAGACCATGGTGATATTAATGTTTCGTCATTAGCACAAGCAGAAGAATAA
- a CDS encoding glycerate kinase: MKVLVAMDEFNGIISSYQANRYVEEAVASQIETADVVQVPLFNGRHELLDSVFLWQSGQKYRIPVHDADMNETEGVYGQTDTGMTVIEGNLFLKGHKPITERSSYGLGEMMKHALDNEANHIVISLGGIDSFDAGAGMLQALGAVFYDDEGRIVDMRKGAGLIKYIRRMDMSKLHPKLATTRIQVMSDFSSRLYGKQSEIMQTYEAHQLNHNQAAEIDNFIWYFSELFKSELKLAIGPVERGGAGGGIAAVLNGLYQAEILTSHALVDQLTHLENLVEQADLIIFGEGLNENDQLLETTTLRIAELCHKHQKISIAICATDEKFDLFESQGVTAMFNTFIDMPESYTDFKMGLQIRHYTVQSLKLLKTQFNVES, from the coding sequence ATGAAAGTATTAGTAGCCATGGATGAATTTAATGGTATTATTTCAAGTTATCAAGCAAATAGATATGTTGAAGAAGCTGTTGCTAGTCAAATTGAAACAGCAGATGTTGTACAAGTACCTTTATTTAATGGACGACATGAATTGCTGGATTCAGTATTTTTATGGCAATCAGGTCAAAAGTATCGTATACCTGTTCATGATGCAGATATGAATGAAACTGAAGGGGTTTATGGACAAACAGATACTGGTATGACAGTCATTGAGGGGAATTTGTTTTTAAAAGGGCATAAGCCAATTACAGAGCGTTCGAGTTACGGCTTAGGTGAAATGATGAAACATGCATTAGATAATGAGGCTAATCATATTGTCATTTCTCTTGGTGGCATTGATAGCTTTGATGCAGGAGCAGGTATGTTACAAGCACTTGGTGCGGTATTTTATGATGATGAAGGCCGCATCGTTGATATGAGAAAAGGTGCAGGATTAATTAAATATATTAGACGAATGGATATGTCAAAATTGCATCCTAAATTGGCAACGACAAGAATTCAAGTAATGTCAGATTTCTCAAGTCGATTATATGGAAAGCAAAGCGAAATCATGCAAACTTATGAAGCGCATCAATTAAATCATAATCAAGCTGCTGAAATTGACAACTTTATTTGGTACTTTAGTGAATTGTTTAAGAGTGAATTGAAATTAGCTATTGGTCCTGTTGAACGCGGTGGTGCAGGTGGGGGGATTGCAGCTGTATTGAATGGTCTATACCAAGCTGAAATCCTAACGAGTCACGCACTAGTTGATCAACTAACACATTTAGAAAACTTAGTAGAGCAAGCTGATTTAATTATTTTTGGCGAAGGTTTAAATGAAAATGATCAATTGTTAGAGACTACAACTTTACGTATCGCAGAACTTTGCCATAAACATCAAAAAATTTCAATTGCAATTTGTGCTACTGATGAAAAGTTTGATTTATTTGAATCACAAGGCGTAACAGCAATGTTTAATACATTTATTGATATGCCTGAAAGTTATACAGACTTTAAAATGGGCTTACAAATACGACATTATACTGTTCAATCATTAAAGTTGTTGAAAACGCAATTTAATGTGGAAAGTTAG
- the pepT gene encoding peptidase T, with the protein MKKQLIDRLTRYATIDTQSDPQSTTTPSTKKQWDLLHVLEKELQQLGLPTDLDDNGYLFATLESNIDADVPTVGFLAHVDTSPDFNASNVKPQIIENYDGKPYKLGDTKRVLDPKVFPELNSLVGHTLMVTDGTSLLGADDKAGIVEIMEAISYLKSHPEIKHGTIRIGFTPDEEIGRGPHKFDVERFNADFAYTMDGSQYGELQYESFNAAEAVITCHGVNVHPGSAKNAMVNAIRLGEQFDSLLPDSEVPERTEGYEGFYHLMHFEGTVEKATLQYIIRDHDKKQFELRKKRMLEIRDDINAHFENYPVKVDIADQYFNMAEKILPLQHIIDIPKRVFDKLNIPANTEPIRGGTDGSQLSFMGLPTPNIFTGCGNFHGPYEYASIDVMEKAVHVIVGIVQDIAEKNN; encoded by the coding sequence ATGAAGAAACAATTAATAGATAGATTAACAAGATATGCAACAATTGATACACAATCTGATCCACAATCCACAACTACGCCTTCTACTAAGAAACAATGGGATTTGCTACATGTATTAGAAAAAGAATTACAACAATTAGGATTGCCGACCGATTTAGATGATAATGGATATTTATTCGCTACACTAGAAAGCAATATCGATGCTGATGTACCAACAGTTGGTTTTCTAGCACATGTAGATACTTCACCTGATTTCAATGCTTCTAATGTCAAACCACAAATTATTGAAAACTATGATGGTAAACCATATAAATTAGGTGATACGAAACGTGTATTAGATCCTAAAGTATTTCCAGAACTTAATAGTCTAGTCGGTCATACATTGATGGTTACTGATGGCACATCTTTATTAGGTGCTGACGACAAAGCTGGTATTGTAGAAATTATGGAAGCCATTAGTTATTTAAAATCACACCCTGAAATTAAGCATGGTACGATTCGCATTGGATTTACACCCGATGAAGAAATTGGTCGCGGGCCACATAAATTTGATGTCGAACGATTCAATGCTGACTTTGCCTATACGATGGATGGTAGTCAATATGGCGAATTACAATACGAAAGCTTTAACGCTGCTGAAGCAGTGATTACATGTCATGGTGTAAATGTTCATCCAGGTTCTGCTAAAAATGCAATGGTAAACGCGATACGTTTAGGTGAACAATTTGATAGTTTATTACCTGATAGCGAAGTTCCTGAACGTACAGAAGGCTACGAAGGCTTTTATCATTTAATGCATTTCGAAGGTACTGTCGAAAAAGCAACATTGCAATATATTATTCGTGACCATGATAAAAAACAATTTGAATTACGTAAGAAACGTATGTTAGAAATTCGCGACGATATCAATGCACATTTTGAAAATTATCCTGTAAAAGTTGATATTGCTGATCAATATTTTAATATGGCTGAAAAAATATTGCCTTTACAACATATCATTGATATTCCAAAACGAGTTTTTGATAAATTAAATATCCCTGCAAATACTGAACCTATTCGTGGGGGTACTGATGGTTCTCAATTATCATTTATGGGATTACCAACGCCTAATATTTTCACTGGCTGCGGCAATTTCCATGGTCCTTATGAATATGCATCAATTGACGTTATGGAAAAAGCAGTACATGTTATTGTTGGAATTGTACAAGATATCGCTGAAAAAAATAATTAA
- a CDS encoding threonine/serine exporter family protein, protein MLFYLFHFTISFISTVLFSIIFNAPKKLLVACGFVGAIAWTIYQLTVDLEFGKVGASFLGSLILGLMSHTMSRRYKRPVIIFIVPGIIPLVPGGAAYQATRFLVSNDYTSAVNTFLEVTLISGAIAFGILVSEILYYLYTRIKQLYGKIKGKTYKKSYNMNNRV, encoded by the coding sequence ATGTTATTTTATTTATTTCATTTTACGATAAGCTTTATTTCAACAGTACTTTTCTCCATTATATTTAATGCACCAAAAAAACTTTTAGTTGCATGTGGTTTTGTAGGTGCCATTGCATGGACAATATATCAATTAACAGTTGATTTAGAATTTGGAAAAGTTGGCGCGTCGTTTTTAGGAAGTTTAATTTTAGGTTTAATGAGTCACACGATGAGCCGTCGATATAAGCGCCCTGTAATCATTTTCATAGTGCCAGGAATCATCCCATTAGTACCAGGTGGCGCTGCTTATCAGGCAACTCGATTTTTAGTTTCAAATGATTATACAAGTGCTGTAAATACATTTTTAGAAGTTACTCTAATATCAGGTGCCATTGCTTTTGGTATTTTAGTATCCGAAATACTGTATTACCTATACACACGCATCAAACAACTGTATGGTAAAATTAAAGGTAAGACATATAAAAAATCTTACAACATGAATAATAGAGTTTAA
- a CDS encoding threonine/serine exporter family protein has product MPDSITIIDENKVIDVVLIAGRILLESGAETYRVEDTMNRIAHSYGLHNTYSFVSSTAIIFSLNDRTSTRLIRVQERTTDLEKIALTNSLSRKISNQELTIDEAKSEFIHLQHASLQYSFLTNFFAAAIACGFFLFMFGGVASDCWIAVIAGGAAFLTFSFVQRYIQIKFFSEFVAAAVVISIAATFTKLGIATNQDIITIASVMPLVPGILITNAIRDLLAGELLAGMSRGVEAALTAFAIGAGVAIVLLII; this is encoded by the coding sequence ATGCCTGATTCAATCACAATTATAGATGAAAATAAAGTGATTGATGTTGTATTGATTGCAGGAAGAATTTTGCTAGAGTCTGGCGCAGAAACATATCGTGTTGAAGATACGATGAATCGTATCGCACATAGTTATGGTCTTCATAATACATATAGTTTTGTCAGTTCAACTGCAATCATTTTTTCATTAAATGATCGAACAAGCACGCGATTAATTCGTGTACAAGAACGTACTACGGATTTAGAAAAAATCGCTTTAACAAATAGTCTTTCACGTAAAATATCAAACCAAGAATTAACAATTGATGAAGCAAAGTCAGAGTTCATTCATTTACAGCACGCATCATTACAATACTCATTTTTAACAAATTTCTTTGCAGCAGCCATCGCATGTGGCTTTTTTCTTTTCATGTTTGGTGGCGTTGCCTCAGATTGTTGGATAGCAGTAATAGCAGGTGGTGCAGCATTTCTAACATTTAGTTTTGTACAACGTTACATTCAAATTAAATTTTTCTCAGAATTTGTTGCAGCAGCAGTTGTCATATCGATTGCCGCCACATTTACGAAATTAGGCATTGCAACAAACCAAGATATTATAACCATTGCCAGTGTTATGCCTTTAGTACCAGGTATATTAATTACCAATGCGATTCGCGATTTACTAGCCGGTGAATTACTTGCCGGCATGTCACGTGGTGTTGAAGCGGCATTAACGGCATTCGCAATAGGCGCTGGTGTCGCAATTGTATTACTAATTATTTAA
- the gdpS gene encoding GGDEF domain-containing protein GdpS, producing MFEAFIYNISVIVAGIYLFHRLQYSENKRMVFSKAYVTVLMTIVSLLLSVYPIPYREDYLIHLTFVPLLFLGRFTNMVYTLSATLIVSIVEVVVFNNSIMYGVTLIVIAAVTSAIGPFLKQNDVLSLLILNVVTIIILFGVALVSPIYSLSEVIILIPISLIITLASAITFVDIWHFFSLVNRYENEDKYDYLTGLGNVKEFDRHLNEISQKAEKEHQSIALLLIDIDGFKDVNDTYSHKSGDAVLKQMSQLLKNYVPNQFKIFRNGGEEFSVVIHNYSLDQSVKLAENIRSGVEKSSFHLPNKEVIKLSVSIGVGYLTDEDPKSQRKVFKDADDMVHVAKNQGRNKVMFNPIINL from the coding sequence ATGTTCGAAGCATTTATATACAATATATCTGTTATCGTCGCTGGAATCTATTTGTTCCATCGATTACAGTATTCAGAAAACAAGCGTATGGTTTTTTCTAAAGCCTATGTCACAGTATTGATGACAATCGTTTCATTATTATTATCTGTTTACCCAATTCCTTATCGTGAGGATTATTTAATTCATTTAACTTTCGTTCCTTTATTGTTTTTAGGTAGATTTACCAATATGGTCTATACATTATCTGCTACTTTAATTGTATCAATTGTTGAAGTCGTTGTATTCAACAACTCAATTATGTACGGTGTCACATTAATCGTTATTGCTGCCGTAACAAGTGCTATAGGACCATTTTTAAAACAAAACGATGTACTATCATTATTAATTCTAAATGTTGTCACAATTATTATTTTATTTGGTGTTGCTTTAGTGAGCCCGATTTATAGTTTATCTGAAGTTATCATTTTAATACCAATATCATTAATTATCACGTTAGCATCTGCAATAACTTTTGTAGATATATGGCACTTCTTCTCACTTGTTAATCGTTATGAAAATGAAGACAAGTATGATTATTTAACAGGATTAGGCAATGTAAAAGAATTCGATAGACATTTAAATGAAATTTCACAAAAAGCTGAAAAAGAACATCAAAGCATCGCGTTATTATTAATTGATATCGATGGCTTTAAAGATGTCAATGATACGTATTCACATAAATCTGGTGATGCAGTATTAAAACAAATGTCACAATTACTTAAAAACTATGTACCAAATCAATTTAAAATTTTTAGAAATGGTGGCGAAGAGTTCTCTGTAGTTATACACAATTATTCACTAGATCAAAGTGTTAAATTAGCTGAAAACATTCGTTCAGGAGTAGAAAAATCTTCATTCCATTTACCAAACAAAGAAGTTATAAAATTATCTGTATCAATAGGTGTCGGTTATCTAACAGACGAAGACCCTAAATCACAGCGAAAAGTATTTAAAGATGCAGACGATATGGTACATGTAGCTAAAAACCAAGGGCGAAACAAAGTCATGTTTAACCCTATTATCAATTTATAA